One Alkalicoccus halolimnae DNA segment encodes these proteins:
- a CDS encoding potassium channel family protein, whose translation MKKQFAVIGLGRFGGSIVKELNELGMEVLAIDVNEEKVNEYASVATHAVMADTTDENTLRSLGIRNFDHVIVAIGDNIQSSILTTLMLVEIGVDHITVKAQNDYHEKVLSKIGAHKVVHPERDMGIRIAHNLVSKNVLDYLELSDEFSIVEIEAGARVDGYTLIDLDLRAKYGCNIMAVKRGEDINVSPAAEDVLKHGDVLIVIGADRDITRMEQDLFDDDSD comes from the coding sequence ATGAAAAAACAATTTGCAGTGATTGGTCTCGGCCGCTTTGGCGGAAGTATTGTAAAAGAATTAAATGAGCTCGGCATGGAAGTGTTAGCAATAGATGTTAATGAAGAGAAGGTAAATGAATATGCTTCGGTAGCTACGCATGCGGTTATGGCTGATACGACTGATGAAAATACCCTTCGAAGTCTGGGAATTCGTAATTTTGACCATGTCATAGTGGCTATTGGTGATAACATACAATCCAGTATTTTAACTACGCTTATGCTTGTGGAAATAGGTGTCGATCATATAACGGTTAAAGCTCAGAACGATTATCATGAAAAAGTACTCAGTAAAATAGGAGCTCATAAAGTGGTGCACCCAGAGAGAGATATGGGAATACGAATAGCTCATAACCTCGTTTCAAAAAATGTACTTGATTATCTTGAACTCTCGGATGAATTTAGTATTGTAGAGATCGAAGCGGGAGCGAGAGTAGACGGCTATACACTTATTGATCTGGATCTTCGTGCAAAATACGGCTGCAATATTATGGCGGTTAAACGAGGGGAAGATATTAACGTATCGCCTGCAGCTGAAGATGTACTGAAACATGGGGACGTATTAATTGTTATAGGGGCGGATAGAGATATTACAAGAATGGAACAGGATTTGTTTGATGATGATTCCGACTAA